From Leptotrichia wadei, one genomic window encodes:
- the uvrB gene encoding excinuclease ABC subunit UvrB has product MDFKIHSKFQPTGDQPQAIQKIVENLEDGITDQILLGVTGSGKTFTVANVIEKINRPALIMAPNKTLAAQLYNEYKQFFPENAVEYFVSYYDYYQPEAYIMQTDTYIEKDSSINDEIDKLRHAATAALLNRRDVIIVASVSAIYGLGSPEAYKERAIPIDVETGFERNELIKRLISLRYERNDIAFERGKFRVKGDILDLHPSYQDTGYRFEFFGDDLESISEINTLTGQKIRNIKRITIMPATHYLTTEDTKKMIESIKKEMEERVHFFKKEGKLLEAQRIEQRTKYDLEMIEEIGYCKGVENYSRYLTGKSEGEAPDTLIDYFPEDLVVFLDESHISVPQINGMYKGDRARKKSLIDNGFRLPSAYDNRPLKFEEFFGKIPQVVYISATPSDYELEHSNGEVVEQLVRPTGIVEPSIDIRETKNQIDDLMDEIKTRTARKERILVTTLTKKMAEELTDYYLEYGIKVKYMHSDIDTLERTEIIRGLRKGEFDVLVGINLLREGLDIPEVSLVAILEADKEGYLRSRRSLIQTMGRAARNVEGHVILYADRITGSMQEAIDEVNRRREVQEKYNLENNINPKSIVREIAESIVDYEIEKENEANKAIKQYKSEKDVEKEIKKLDKQIKKLAEELNFEEAIKLRDKMNELKKLLIEL; this is encoded by the coding sequence ATGGATTTTAAAATACATTCAAAATTTCAGCCAACTGGAGATCAGCCTCAGGCTATCCAAAAAATCGTGGAAAACTTGGAAGATGGTATTACGGATCAGATTCTGCTTGGGGTTACGGGATCAGGAAAGACATTTACAGTTGCGAATGTTATTGAAAAAATAAATCGTCCAGCTTTGATAATGGCACCGAATAAAACACTTGCAGCACAGCTTTACAATGAATATAAGCAGTTTTTTCCTGAAAATGCTGTTGAATATTTTGTATCTTATTATGATTATTATCAGCCTGAAGCATATATTATGCAGACTGACACATATATTGAAAAGGACTCTTCAATTAATGATGAGATTGATAAATTGCGGCATGCGGCAACAGCGGCGCTTTTGAACAGAAGAGACGTTATTATTGTAGCTTCAGTTTCGGCAATTTATGGATTGGGATCACCAGAGGCTTATAAAGAGAGAGCAATTCCGATTGATGTGGAAACTGGATTTGAGAGAAATGAGCTTATAAAAAGGCTGATTTCACTTAGGTATGAGAGAAATGATATTGCCTTTGAGCGTGGGAAATTTCGTGTGAAAGGGGATATTCTTGATTTACATCCATCTTATCAGGATACAGGATACCGTTTTGAATTTTTTGGAGATGATTTGGAAAGCATTTCGGAAATTAATACGCTTACTGGGCAGAAAATTAGAAATATAAAAAGAATTACAATAATGCCTGCAACGCACTATTTAACTACTGAAGATACGAAAAAAATGATTGAATCAATAAAAAAAGAAATGGAAGAAAGAGTGCATTTTTTTAAAAAGGAAGGAAAACTGCTGGAAGCACAAAGAATTGAGCAAAGAACAAAGTATGATTTGGAAATGATTGAGGAAATCGGGTATTGTAAAGGAGTGGAAAACTATTCTAGGTATTTGACTGGAAAGAGTGAAGGAGAAGCACCTGATACATTAATTGATTATTTTCCAGAGGATTTAGTCGTATTTCTGGATGAGTCGCACATTTCAGTTCCGCAGATAAATGGGATGTATAAGGGAGACAGAGCGAGAAAAAAATCATTAATTGACAATGGCTTCAGATTGCCAAGCGCTTATGATAACCGTCCGCTAAAATTTGAGGAATTTTTTGGAAAAATCCCGCAAGTTGTATATATTTCAGCCACTCCAAGCGATTACGAGCTGGAACATTCAAATGGTGAAGTTGTAGAGCAGCTTGTCCGTCCAACAGGAATTGTAGAACCAAGTATCGACATTCGTGAAACAAAAAATCAAATTGATGACTTGATGGATGAAATAAAAACAAGAACGGCAAGAAAAGAACGAATTTTAGTTACAACCTTGACAAAAAAAATGGCAGAAGAACTGACAGATTACTATTTGGAATACGGAATAAAAGTAAAATATATGCATTCTGACATTGATACGCTAGAAAGAACAGAGATAATAAGAGGCTTGAGAAAAGGTGAATTTGATGTTCTGGTTGGAATAAATTTGCTGCGGGAAGGGCTGGATATTCCAGAAGTTTCATTAGTGGCAATTTTGGAAGCAGACAAGGAAGGATATTTACGTTCCAGAAGATCGCTGATTCAGACAATGGGACGTGCCGCAAGAAACGTAGAAGGACACGTTATCCTATATGCCGACAGAATAACAGGCTCTATGCAGGAAGCCATTGACGAAGTAAACAGACGGCGTGAAGTTCAGGAAAAATACAACTTGGAAAACAACATTAATCCAAAATCAATTGTAAGAGAAATTGCAGAGTCAATCGTAGACTATGAAATTGAAAAAGAAAATGAAGCAAACAAAGCAATCAAGCAGTATAAGAGCGAAAAAGATGTGGAAAAGGAAATTAAGAAACTTGATAAGCAGATTAAGAAATTGGCTGAAGAGCTTAATTTTGAGGAAGCTATTAAATTGAGAGATAAAATGAATGAATTGAAGAAGTTGTTAATTGAACTGTAA
- the era gene encoding GTPase Era encodes MKSGFITIVGRPNVGKSTLMNKLVKEKVAIVSDKAGTTRDQIKGIVNIGENQFIFVDTPGIHKPKHLLGEHMTNVALEALENVDLIMFMLDGTQEISTGDIFVNENVRSVKTPIVLVINKIDKMSDEEIEEKKKEIREKLGEFDEIITLTAEYAIGIHKIFEVAKKYLSNDVWFYPEDYYTDLPVNKIVVETVREKILHHTKDEIPHSVAVEIINVETKPAIRKYDINIYVERDSQKGIIIGKDGAMLKKIGIEARREIEHLIDLKVNLKLWVKVKKKWRKNKKFLDEMGYKIK; translated from the coding sequence ATGAAATCAGGATTTATAACAATTGTCGGGCGTCCGAATGTTGGGAAGTCTACGCTTATGAATAAGCTTGTGAAGGAAAAGGTTGCGATTGTGTCGGATAAGGCTGGGACGACTCGGGATCAGATAAAGGGGATTGTGAATATTGGAGAAAATCAGTTTATATTTGTAGATACGCCAGGGATTCATAAACCTAAGCATTTGCTTGGGGAGCATATGACTAATGTGGCATTAGAAGCGCTTGAAAATGTGGATTTAATAATGTTTATGCTGGATGGAACACAGGAAATTTCGACTGGGGATATTTTTGTCAATGAAAATGTGAGAAGTGTGAAAACACCGATTGTTCTTGTTATTAATAAAATTGATAAAATGTCGGATGAGGAAATTGAGGAGAAAAAAAAGGAAATTCGTGAAAAATTGGGAGAGTTTGATGAAATAATAACTCTTACGGCAGAATATGCGATTGGGATTCATAAAATATTTGAAGTTGCCAAGAAATATTTATCAAATGATGTGTGGTTTTATCCAGAGGATTATTACACAGATTTACCAGTAAATAAGATTGTTGTGGAAACAGTTAGGGAAAAAATCTTGCATCATACGAAAGATGAAATTCCGCATAGTGTAGCTGTGGAAATTATTAATGTGGAAACGAAGCCGGCAATTAGAAAATATGATATTAATATTTATGTTGAAAGGGATAGTCAAAAGGGGATTATTATTGGAAAAGATGGGGCTATGCTGAAGAAAATTGGGATAGAGGCTAGACGGGAAATTGAGCATCTGATTGATTTGAAGGTTAATTTGAAATTATGGGTAAAAGTTAAGAAGAAGTGGAGAAAAAATAAGAAATTTCTTGATGAAATGGGTTATAAAATAAAATAA
- a CDS encoding zinc ribbon domain-containing protein YjdM: MSLSKCPKCGSEYVYEDGNMLVCPECFYEWAETEEESSDEAVVKDANGNILQNGDNVTIIKDLKVKGASSDLKRGTKVKNIRLIDDGIHNIDCKIDGFGAMKLKSEFVKKI, translated from the coding sequence ATGAGTTTATCGAAATGTCCAAAATGTGGATCTGAATATGTTTATGAGGATGGAAATATGCTAGTTTGCCCAGAATGTTTTTATGAATGGGCAGAAACTGAAGAAGAAAGCAGTGATGAAGCTGTAGTAAAAGATGCAAACGGAAATATCTTGCAAAATGGAGATAATGTTACGATTATAAAGGATTTAAAAGTAAAAGGTGCTTCATCAGATTTAAAAAGAGGGACAAAAGTTAAAAATATTAGATTAATTGATGATGGGATTCATAATATTGATTGTAAAATAGATGGTTTTGGTGCAATGAAACTAAAATCAGAATTTGTGAAAAAAATATAA
- a CDS encoding ComEC/Rec2 family competence protein, producing the protein MKKWGNIGDNGIVEESNKKRDFKNVSFRRIVKKSNKNEDSKGNENFRNVENIKINRNNKANENLKNKKNRKNNEHSNKFENSEFDKYILEMKKQREKTARKKYIKSELLRRVQNLKKFFCIEIGIEEVKRAWQFGILILAGIVLFLFYLNFVTFKGELAGEKVLYVKIDGNRGSVLKVNNKYLKNQASIENKKGLEYGFYLMRYKIRKVISKNGNIKIDGKILGYKESRLNGVRKYILNIFDELFITDENLYAFSRAAVLGEKAEVSKDMKDKFKYTGLAHLIVISGTHISLVVIGIVKILDGLSLGYRFKYLMALVALTFYCALIGFSPGILRAYIMGAMMILARILFEQEESKKSLLVSFIVIIVLNPYSLFDISMQLSYAAVVAIIFVNPEFKKFYQEKILDKIKNEVLRNTVDLIFLSLTIQITSIPLFLYYFEKLPLFSFLLNIVGIPIGTVVIQCLFFVVLLNIFKLSLFNGIVVFVTEIIFKAFEGFIYAGSKIPLLQLNINGKAPLWTVFLYYGVLFFITFFAMPLFTAKININEN; encoded by the coding sequence ATGAAAAAATGGGGAAATATTGGGGATAATGGAATAGTAGAGGAAAGTAATAAAAAAAGAGATTTTAAAAATGTAAGTTTTCGTAGAATAGTGAAAAAATCAAATAAAAATGAAGATTCAAAAGGAAATGAAAATTTTAGGAATGTTGAAAATATAAAGATTAATAGAAATAATAAAGCAAATGAAAATTTAAAAAATAAAAAAAATAGAAAAAATAATGAACATTCAAATAAATTTGAAAATAGTGAATTTGATAAATATATTTTAGAAATGAAGAAGCAGCGGGAAAAAACGGCGAGGAAAAAATATATAAAATCTGAACTTTTGCGAAGAGTGCAGAATTTAAAAAAGTTTTTTTGTATAGAAATTGGAATTGAAGAAGTGAAAAGAGCTTGGCAATTTGGAATATTGATTTTGGCAGGGATTGTTTTGTTTTTGTTTTATCTAAATTTTGTTACTTTTAAAGGAGAGCTTGCTGGGGAAAAGGTGCTTTATGTTAAAATTGATGGGAATCGTGGAAGTGTTCTAAAAGTTAATAATAAATATTTGAAAAATCAGGCGAGCATTGAAAATAAAAAGGGCCTGGAATATGGATTTTATCTTATGCGGTACAAAATTAGGAAGGTTATAAGTAAAAATGGAAATATTAAAATCGATGGGAAAATTTTGGGATATAAGGAATCACGGCTGAATGGAGTTCGGAAATATATCTTGAATATTTTTGATGAATTGTTTATAACTGATGAAAATTTGTATGCTTTTTCACGTGCTGCAGTTTTAGGGGAAAAAGCAGAAGTTTCTAAAGATATGAAAGACAAGTTTAAATACACGGGATTGGCTCATTTAATTGTAATTTCTGGGACTCACATAAGTCTGGTTGTGATTGGGATTGTGAAAATTTTGGATGGATTGTCGCTTGGATACAGGTTTAAGTATTTAATGGCACTTGTGGCACTTACTTTTTATTGCGCATTAATCGGATTTTCACCAGGAATTTTACGTGCTTATATTATGGGAGCGATGATGATTTTAGCAAGAATCCTTTTTGAACAGGAGGAAAGTAAAAAATCTCTGCTGGTGTCATTTATTGTCATAATTGTGTTAAATCCCTATTCACTTTTTGATATTTCGATGCAGCTTTCCTATGCCGCAGTTGTAGCGATAATCTTTGTAAATCCTGAATTTAAGAAATTTTATCAGGAAAAAATTTTGGATAAAATAAAAAATGAAGTTTTAAGAAATACCGTCGATTTGATATTTTTAAGCCTGACAATCCAAATCACAAGTATTCCACTATTTTTATATTATTTTGAAAAATTGCCATTATTCTCATTTTTACTGAACATTGTAGGAATTCCAATTGGAACAGTTGTTATACAATGCCTATTTTTTGTTGTACTTTTAAATATTTTTAAATTATCATTATTCAATGGAATAGTAGTTTTTGTAACTGAAATTATTTTCAAAGCATTTGAAGGATTTATTTATGCTGGAAGCAAAATACCGCTTTTACAGCTTAATATAAATGGAAAAGCTCCTTTGTGGACAGTTTTTTTGTATTATGGAGTACTATTTTTCATAACATTTTTTGCAATGCCTTTATTTACTGCAAAAATTAATATAAATGAAAATTAA
- a CDS encoding type II secretion system protein has protein sequence MRKKGDSNGFTLIEVLLYISIMAILFMVISVNLQKQRQNQEFSIQKRNISQFIRKIQQYAQHNRKEYVLDFKISEKMAYFLDEKNGQKDIVDKMEISKNLSYMTNNSNKNADFRRRTTNEGNFERGFSVYLLDKKGEKIYYRISTNTINAAKYPIISIYRAKKPINLSDDYLKANLWEEEI, from the coding sequence GTGAGAAAAAAAGGGGATAGCAATGGGTTTACGCTTATTGAGGTTTTGTTGTACATTTCGATTATGGCGATTTTGTTTATGGTTATTTCTGTGAATTTGCAGAAGCAGAGGCAAAATCAGGAGTTTTCAATTCAGAAGAGGAATATTAGCCAGTTTATTAGGAAAATTCAGCAGTATGCACAGCATAATAGGAAGGAATATGTGCTGGATTTTAAGATATCTGAAAAGATGGCTTATTTTTTAGATGAAAAAAATGGGCAAAAGGATATTGTTGATAAAATGGAGATTTCCAAAAACTTATCTTATATGACAAATAATTCCAATAAAAATGCTGATTTTAGGAGAAGAACTACAAATGAGGGAAATTTTGAAAGGGGATTTTCTGTTTATTTGCTGGATAAAAAGGGGGAAAAGATTTATTATAGAATTTCCACAAATACAATAAATGCGGCAAAATATCCGATTATAAGTATTTATCGGGCTAAAAAGCCGATTAATCTTTCGGATGACTATTTAAAGGCTAATTTGTGGGAGGAGGAAATTTAA
- a CDS encoding sakacin A production response regulator, producing the protein MTKKFNYKPLIEYTNYEGKKYVKPEKAGDLKEDMELFRKNGQNARKVFTEIAKALEEKTDGFHLQKVSSWMNQAQIARPYLWVFLRQDGDSDTESGIALRVFKNEKTRKVGISLEVSFVERKIGENTLENQNKVLEVTINEPLYYFVQFAKSKENCALDRFEGNESNRKRFLKEWKNGGIRKVLVKFDVEEIERFESLDELVEEFLEGIRLLMPFYVATH; encoded by the coding sequence ATGACAAAAAAATTTAACTACAAACCATTAATTGAATATACAAATTATGAAGGGAAAAAATATGTAAAACCTGAAAAAGCTGGAGATTTAAAGGAAGATATGGAGCTTTTTAGAAAAAATGGACAAAATGCTAGAAAAGTTTTTACGGAAATTGCAAAAGCTTTGGAAGAAAAGACAGATGGATTTCATTTGCAGAAAGTTAGTAGCTGGATGAATCAGGCTCAGATTGCAAGACCTTATCTTTGGGTGTTTTTGCGACAAGACGGGGATAGTGATACTGAATCAGGGATTGCTTTGAGAGTTTTTAAAAATGAAAAAACTAGAAAAGTTGGGATTTCGCTTGAAGTGAGTTTTGTTGAGAGAAAAATTGGGGAAAATACACTTGAAAATCAGAATAAAGTTTTGGAAGTTACGATTAATGAACCGCTTTATTATTTTGTGCAATTTGCGAAAAGTAAGGAAAACTGTGCTTTGGATAGATTTGAAGGAAATGAAAGTAATAGAAAAAGATTTCTTAAAGAGTGGAAAAATGGGGGAATTAGAAAAGTTTTGGTTAAGTTTGATGTGGAAGAGATTGAAAGATTTGAGAGTTTGGATGAGCTTGTTGAGGAATTTTTGGAAGGAATTAGATTACTTATGCCGTTTTATGTTGCTACTCACTAA
- a CDS encoding DnaJ domain-containing protein, translating into MNFDEAFKILEIKPTDDKKKIKIAYSEMLKKYHPEEFPEMFMKINEAYRVALEFEKADFDEVKSKNKMTEKNNENEEFFERVKKNFEENKEKSFIENFEDIFSDEKNESEFENIFSNKNNYVNKKTFEESEEFSNIFDEKKNLKKLISEWIEGLKSLISSEKRPLTEYRKILREFHFNFDNLEKKQIREIFQKSELYNYAWRNLTRIEINF; encoded by the coding sequence TTGAATTTTGATGAAGCATTTAAAATACTGGAAATAAAACCGACAGATGATAAAAAGAAAATAAAAATTGCATATTCTGAAATGTTGAAAAAATATCATCCTGAGGAATTTCCTGAGATGTTTATGAAGATTAATGAAGCGTATAGGGTTGCTTTGGAGTTTGAAAAAGCTGATTTTGATGAAGTGAAATCAAAGAATAAGATGACTGAAAAAAATAATGAAAATGAAGAATTTTTTGAAAGAGTGAAAAAGAATTTTGAAGAAAATAAAGAAAAATCTTTTATTGAAAATTTTGAAGATATTTTTTCTGATGAAAAAAATGAAAGTGAATTTGAGAATATTTTTTCTAATAAAAATAATTATGTGAATAAAAAAACTTTTGAAGAATCTGAAGAGTTTTCAAATATTTTTGATGAAAAGAAAAATTTAAAAAAATTAATATCTGAATGGATAGAGGGATTGAAGAGTCTTATTTCATCTGAAAAGCGACCGCTTACAGAATATAGGAAAATTTTACGGGAATTTCATTTTAATTTTGATAACTTGGAAAAAAAGCAGATTAGAGAAATTTTTCAAAAAAGCGAATTGTATAATTATGCTTGGAGAAATTTGACTAGAATTGAAATAAACTTTTAA
- a CDS encoding J domain-containing protein has translation MNFDEAFKILEIEPTDDKKKIKIAYSKMLKEYHPEEFPEIFMKIREAYQTALEFEEYNFDEVKYNKTNFKNRNFFEIEKNFENDDYEEIFFENDIQNTDIEDEEFSDVFSGKYEWMEENLKSWLKEIRRILNREKVSFIYLKVFLKRFDKFSDDEKSRIRDILGLENNDFEDNLILKSENLFEFEKEYIISCLSNNKNEFGEIKELYSSKEKRENDKALENFVERYFNVKKLNIFGFFIFWNIYCGNYKYFDIKINKKIHNLFLI, from the coding sequence TTGAATTTTGACGAAGCTTTTAAAATACTAGAAATAGAGCCGACAGATGATAAGAAGAAAATAAAAATTGCATATTCTAAAATGTTGAAAGAATATCATCCAGAAGAGTTTCCTGAGATATTTATGAAGATTCGGGAAGCGTATCAGACTGCTTTGGAGTTTGAAGAATATAATTTTGATGAAGTAAAATACAATAAAACGAATTTTAAAAATAGAAATTTCTTTGAAATTGAAAAAAATTTTGAAAATGATGATTATGAGGAGATTTTTTTTGAAAATGATATTCAAAATACAGATATTGAGGATGAAGAATTTTCTGATGTTTTTAGTGGAAAGTATGAATGGATGGAAGAAAATCTAAAGTCTTGGCTAAAAGAGATTCGCAGAATTTTAAACAGAGAAAAAGTTTCTTTTATTTACTTAAAAGTTTTTTTGAAAAGATTTGATAAGTTTTCAGATGATGAAAAGTCTAGAATTAGGGATATTTTAGGATTGGAAAATAATGATTTTGAAGATAATTTGATTTTAAAATCAGAGAATCTTTTTGAATTTGAAAAAGAATATATTATTTCCTGTTTGTCAAATAATAAAAATGAATTTGGGGAAATAAAGGAACTTTATAGCAGTAAAGAGAAAAGAGAGAATGACAAGGCTCTAGAAAATTTTGTGGAAAGATATTTTAATGTGAAAAAGTTGAATATTTTTGGATTTTTTATATTTTGGAATATTTATTGTGGAAATTATAAGTATTTTGATATAAAAATAAACAAAAAAATTCACAATTTATTTTTAATTTAG
- a CDS encoding Hsp70 family protein yields MERMIGIDLGTTNSLATYIDDNGEIQFIKNEYGNILIPSVVGIDENDAIIVGELAKERRMMNAGETASNFKRRMGTDAKIKVKNRTFDAQMLSSFVLKHLKENAEKQLNEKINRAIISVPAYFNDKQRRDTKMAAELAGLTVERLINEPTAAALSLGSNILNQNLKFIVLDLGGGTFDVTLLETFEDIMEVLSISGDTMLGGEDFTTKICEIFLKNIKLSIADLSRDERTKLYTKADRAKKLISLKNVEIEMEIKGKKYKSEITQENFRETVKPLLVKMKVAIDKALQDGNTDAREIEKVILVGGAVKLGIIEEFVEKYFHKMRGEKIYFNNDDFIENNKLVSIAADPDTVVAYGVGIAVGMKERNKVFKERILTDVCPFTLGTEIVGRRFAPIIPRNTTVPTSRSEYFYTIEDYQSQVTVGIYQGESLNIDDNLFLGEFLLDVPQNLAGKEAINVRFTYDINGILEVEATVVSTGLKKSKLIVNGDLSEEEKNEKIKMLEEIKIQSENKNKDKLLLERANRIYAEIVNTEIRNHISDYLENYQMVVATGDRIRIQKTKESFSQFLDKIDPEINDMNIEDILKDFEDEMEEEDMKEEDELEFWN; encoded by the coding sequence ATGGAAAGAATGATTGGAATTGATTTGGGGACAACAAATAGTTTAGCTACATATATTGACGATAATGGAGAAATACAATTTATAAAAAATGAATATGGAAATATTTTGATTCCGTCTGTTGTGGGAATTGATGAAAATGATGCAATAATTGTAGGAGAATTGGCGAAAGAAAGAAGAATGATGAATGCTGGGGAAACTGCAAGTAATTTTAAAAGAAGAATGGGAACAGATGCAAAAATTAAAGTTAAAAATAGAACTTTTGATGCACAAATGTTATCTTCATTTGTTTTGAAACATTTAAAGGAAAATGCAGAAAAACAGTTAAATGAAAAAATAAATAGGGCGATAATAAGTGTACCTGCATATTTTAACGATAAACAGCGAAGAGATACAAAAATGGCAGCAGAATTGGCAGGACTTACAGTAGAAAGACTTATAAATGAACCAACGGCTGCGGCATTGTCACTTGGAAGCAATATTTTAAATCAAAATTTAAAGTTTATTGTGCTTGACTTGGGTGGTGGGACATTTGATGTCACTTTGCTTGAAACATTTGAGGATATTATGGAAGTGCTGTCAATAAGTGGAGATACAATGCTTGGAGGAGAAGATTTCACCACTAAAATTTGTGAAATTTTTTTGAAAAATATCAAGTTATCAATAGCAGATTTGAGTCGTGATGAAAGAACAAAATTATACACAAAAGCAGATAGAGCAAAAAAATTAATAAGCTTGAAGAATGTAGAAATCGAGATGGAAATTAAAGGAAAAAAATATAAATCAGAAATTACACAAGAGAATTTTAGAGAGACTGTAAAACCATTGCTTGTAAAAATGAAAGTTGCGATTGATAAGGCTCTGCAAGATGGAAATACAGATGCTAGGGAAATTGAAAAGGTTATTTTAGTTGGAGGAGCAGTAAAATTAGGAATTATTGAAGAATTTGTGGAAAAATATTTTCATAAAATGCGTGGAGAAAAAATCTATTTTAATAACGATGATTTTATTGAAAATAATAAACTAGTATCAATAGCAGCAGATCCCGATACAGTTGTGGCTTATGGTGTTGGAATCGCAGTTGGAATGAAGGAAAGAAACAAAGTATTTAAAGAGAGAATCCTGACTGATGTGTGCCCATTTACTCTAGGAACAGAAATCGTAGGAAGACGATTCGCACCGATTATTCCTAGAAATACCACAGTTCCCACAAGTAGATCTGAATATTTTTACACAATAGAAGACTATCAAAGTCAAGTAACTGTCGGAATTTATCAAGGAGAAAGTTTGAACATAGATGATAACTTATTTTTGGGAGAATTTTTACTAGATGTGCCACAAAACTTAGCAGGAAAAGAAGCCATAAATGTAAGATTTACTTACGATATAAATGGTATTTTGGAAGTGGAAGCGACAGTTGTGAGTACAGGACTTAAAAAAAGTAAATTGATTGTAAATGGAGATTTATCTGAAGAAGAAAAAAACGAGAAAATAAAAATGCTGGAAGAAATAAAAATTCAGTCTGAAAATAAAAATAAGGATAAACTGCTGCTTGAGAGAGCAAATAGAATTTATGCTGAGATAGTGAATACAGAAATAAGAAATCATATTTCTGATTATTTAGAAAATTATCAAATGGTTGTAGCAACAGGCGATAGAATCCGTATTCAAAAGACGAAAGAAAGTTTCTCACAGTTTCTTGATAAAATTGATCCTGAAATTAATGACATGAATATAGAAGATATTTTGAAAGATTTTGAAGATGAAATGGAAGAGGAAGATATGAAAGAAGAAGATGAACTGGAATTTTGGAATTAG
- a CDS encoding DKNYY domain-containing protein, protein MKIKKLLKIFGLSILAGNIMNAEYIKRNGEIYYRDWSEEKPRILKNIDKKSFEILENDFAKDKNNIYYQGEKIEKIDPKSAKIFGSHFVKDEKIVFDADEKKELKDVNTKTLKSVGDYYFKDKNNAYFDMKKIDEKVDLETFAYLDYFYAKDKNNLYFYGQKVKGVSPNNFNFLTLLSSVPDNIIKSENDFYLVYENNSNEKIYAKKMDFPIDRDTFESFSMRVYKDKNNFYYYDETDDIKKGKTLIKFKNEADIKTLKFLKGKNGEKSDEYIKDEKNVYYVDEENAEIKKIENADYKTFQVIEYLYAKDKNNVYYQGKKLNNVNPNYFKIVDNEIKYNNEFYKIDENMNLIKMERE, encoded by the coding sequence ATGAAAATAAAAAAATTGTTGAAAATATTTGGGTTGTCAATTTTGGCAGGAAATATTATGAATGCAGAATATATAAAAAGAAATGGAGAAATTTATTATCGGGACTGGAGTGAAGAAAAGCCAAGAATATTAAAAAATATAGATAAAAAATCATTTGAAATATTGGAAAATGATTTTGCAAAAGATAAGAATAATATTTATTATCAAGGGGAAAAAATTGAAAAAATAGATCCTAAAAGTGCTAAAATATTTGGAAGTCATTTTGTGAAGGATGAAAAAATTGTTTTTGATGCTGATGAAAAAAAGGAATTAAAAGATGTGAATACAAAAACGCTTAAATCAGTTGGAGATTATTATTTTAAAGATAAAAACAATGCTTATTTTGATATGAAAAAAATTGATGAAAAAGTTGATTTGGAGACGTTTGCTTATTTGGACTATTTTTATGCTAAAGATAAGAATAATCTGTATTTTTATGGACAAAAAGTGAAAGGTGTAAGTCCAAACAATTTTAATTTTTTGACTTTGTTAAGCAGTGTTCCTGACAATATCATTAAAAGCGAAAATGATTTTTATCTTGTTTATGAAAATAATTCGAATGAAAAAATATATGCGAAAAAAATGGATTTCCCAATTGACAGGGATACTTTTGAAAGTTTTTCCATGAGAGTTTATAAAGATAAAAATAATTTTTATTATTATGATGAAACTGATGATATAAAAAAGGGAAAAACACTTATTAAATTTAAAAATGAGGCTGATATAAAAACACTTAAATTTTTGAAGGGAAAAAATGGCGAAAAAAGTGATGAATATATAAAAGATGAAAAGAATGTCTATTATGTGGATGAAGAAAATGCAGAGATAAAAAAGATAGAAAATGCTGATTACAAAACCTTTCAAGTTATTGAATACTTATATGCAAAGGATAAAAACAATGTTTATTATCAAGGAAAAAAGTTAAATAATGTTAATCCAAATTACTTTAAAATTGTAGACAATGAGATAAAATATAATAATGAATTTTATAAAATTGATGAAAATATGAATCTTATAAAAATGGAAAGAGAATAA